The following proteins are co-located in the Gavia stellata isolate bGavSte3 chromosome 18, bGavSte3.hap2, whole genome shotgun sequence genome:
- the ANKS4B gene encoding ankyrin repeat and SAM domain-containing protein 4B — MSSRYHKAAADGNLDLLKEATRKDLNTSDEDGMTPTLLAAYHGYLEALEVICRRGGDPDKCDIWGNTPLHHAACNGHIHCVSFLINFGANIFALDNDFRTPLEVAASRDRNECVRILDKAATEQNMLNPKKVSKLKAQAQRNVEKQIKECEKRQEKHQHEMNRNYMKEKVGTVNSSRGTQSRVKLPSLFASNTTSPFSKNLKDTFKLKAKRTADSTRSQETQSNDQEGGTGRRTVMHLFDEKEEDELLNDLGEKNFSDSDSQLSIFKRPGLGKIVFGRNLAADVNPGTVSSEKEGISFKMSSELFQYENAENGREDDGENGADTPWHEEEVIWDDEEAENTPLEVFLASQMLDEFLPVFMREKIDLDALMLCSDEDLQSIQMELGPRKKVLNAVNKRKEALKNPGKTVDTCL; from the exons ATGTCCAGCAGGTATCACAAAGCAGCAGCCGACGGCAATTTGGACCTCTTGAAAGAAGCCACGAGGAAAGACCTCAATACTTCAGATGAAGATGGGATGACGCCCACCCTGCTGGCAGCATACCATGGGTATCTAGAAGCTCTGGAAGTCATATGTCGGAGGGG agGTGATCCGGACAAATGTGACATCTGGGGGAACACCCCTCTCCACCACGCCGCTTGCAATGGTCATATCcattgtgtttcttttttgatCAACTTCGGTGCCAACATATTTGCTCTGGACAACGACTTCCGCACTCCCCTGGAGGTGGCTGCCAGCAGAGACCGCAACGAATGTGTCCGAATCCTGGACAAAGCTGCAACCGAGCAGAACATGCTGAACCCAAAGAAGGTCTCCAAACTCAAAGCGCAGGCCCAGAGGAATGTGGAGAAACAGATCAAGGAATGCGAGAAGCGCCAAGAGAAACACCAGCATGAAATGAACCGGAATtacatgaaagaaaaggttGGCACAGTAAATTCTTCCCGAGGGACACAATCCAGAGTAAAGTTGCCTAGTCTCTTTGCTTCAAATACAACAAGTCCTTTCTCCAAAAATCTAAAAGATACCTTCAAACTGAAGGCAAAAAGGACAGCTGACAGCACAAGAAGCCAGGAAACACAAAGCAATGACCAAGAGGGTGGTACGGGTAGGAGAACTGTGATGCATTTGTTTGATGAGAAAGAGGAGGATGAATTACTGAATGACCTCGGAGAGAAAAACTTTTCTGATAGTGACAGCCAGCTCTCCATTTTTAAGCGGCCAGGTCTCGGCAAGATTGTATTTGGAAGGAACTTGGCTGCAGATGTAAATCCTGGAACTGTGTCTTCTGAGAAAGAAGGTATAAGCTTTAAAATGTCCAGTGAGCTCTTTCAGTATGAAAATGCTGAGAACGGCCGGGAAGATGATGGTGAAAATGGTGCTGATACCCCTTGGCATGAGGAAGAAGTCATTTGGGATGACGAGGAAGCAGAGAACACGCCCCTTGAGGTATTTCTGGCATCACAGATGCTGGATGAGTTTCTTCCAGTCTTCATGAGGGAAAAAATTGATTTAGATGCCCTGATGCTATGTTCTGATGAAGATCTACAGAGCATTCAGATGGAGCTTGGGCCAAGAAAGAAAGTCCTGAATGCCgtcaataaaagaaaagaagcactCAAGAACCCTGGAAAGACTGTAGATACTTGCCTATAA